Proteins encoded by one window of Ovis canadensis isolate MfBH-ARS-UI-01 breed Bighorn chromosome 14, ARS-UI_OviCan_v2, whole genome shotgun sequence:
- the ZNF599 gene encoding zinc finger protein 599 — MAAPALALISFEDVAITFTGEEWRHLDLAQRTLYQEVMLETCGLLVSLGHPVPEAELIQLLEYGPELWTVKRGLSGNTCIGEKSNPKTTELTASQLALTEEAPFEEQVTHGTSRDSWLGQARYQEKLSEVQEGNWRPGADPHKETCLRKLSHKHDDFETDDSLCLGILQEQVTTQDAPHECDSQEPGKDLVVDARNNLYKCKECGKDFSKNWALIRHQQIHAGVKPYECSECGKASRYMADFIRHMRFHTGEKPYKCIECGKAFKRRSHLTEHQRIHSGDKPYECKECGKAFTHRSSFIQHNVTHTREKPFLCKECGKAFYYSSSFAQHMRIHTGKKLYECSKCGKAFTHRSTFIQHNMTHTGEKPFLCKECGKAFCLNSSFTQHMRIHTGEKPYECSECGKAFTHRSTFIRHKRAHTGEKPFECKECGKAFCDSSSLIQHMRIHTGERPYECSECGKAFTHHSVFIRHNRTHSGKKPLECKECAKAFYYSSSFT, encoded by the exons ATGGCGGCGCCGGCGCTG GCATTGATATCATTTGAAGATGTGGCCATAACCTTCACTGGGGAGGAATGGAGACATCTAGACCTGGCCCAGAGGACCTTGTACCAGGAGGTGATGTTGGAGACTTGTGGCCTCCTGGTCTCACTGG GGCATCCTGTTCCTGAGGCAGAGCTGATTCAGCTACTGGAGTATGGGCCAGAACTGTGGACAGTAAAGAGAGGCCTCTCTGGAAACACCTGTATAG GTGAAAAATCAAACCCCAAGACCACAGAGCTTACTGCTTCTCAGCTGGCCCTCACTGAGGAAGCCCCTTTTGAGGAACAGGTGACACATGGCACCTCAAGGGATTCCTGGCTGGGGCAAGCAAGGTATCAGGAAAAACTGTCAGAAGTGCAAGAAGGGAACTGGAGGCCAGGAGCAGACCCCCACAAGGAGACATGCCTGAGGAAGTTGAGCCATAAACATGATGACTTTGAGACAGATGATAGTCTTTGTTTAGGGATTTTACAGGAGCAAGTCACTACACAAGATGCTCCGCATGAATGTGATTCCCAAGAACCAGGAAAAGACCTGGTTGTTGATGCAAGGAATAACCTCTATAAGTGCAAGGAATGTGGCAAAGATTTCAGCAAGAATTGGGCCCTTATTCGGCATCAACAGATTCATGCTGGAGTGAAGCCTTAtgaatgcagtgaatgtgggaaagcctctcgTTATATGGCAGACTTCATTCGACATATGAGGTTTCATACTGGGGAAAAGCCATACAAGTGTATCGAGTGTGGGAAGGCCTTCAAACGCAGGTCTCACCTCACAGAGCACCAGCGTATTCACAGTGGAGATAAACCCTATGAGTGCAAAGAATGTGGTAAAGCTTTCACCCATCGCTCCTCTTTCATCCAGCATAATGTGACTcacactagagaaaagcccttttTGTGCaaggaatgtgggaaagccttttaCTACAGCTCCTCCTTTGCTCAACACATGAGGATTCACACTGGAAAGAAACTCTATGAGTGCAGCAAATGTGGAAAGGCCTTCACTCACCGGTCCACTTTTATCCAGCATAATATGACCCACACGGGAGAAAAACCCTTTTTGTgcaaagaatgtggaaaagcttTCTGCCTCAACTCATCCTTCACTCAACATATGAggattcacactggagagaaaccctatgagTGCAGTGAGTGTGGAAAAGCCTTTACTCATAGATCTACTTTCATCCGGCATAAGAGGgcacatactggagagaagccctttGAGTGCAAAGAATGTGGGAAAGCATTTTGTGACAGCTCTTCCTTAATTCAACACATGAGGATTCACACTGGTGAGAGACCCTATGAATGCAGTGAATGTGGAAAGGCCTTTACACACCATTCTGTTTTTATCAGACACAATAGGACTCATAGTGGGAAAAAACCTTTGGAGTGTAAAGAATGTGCAAAAGCCTTTTACTATAGCTCTTCCTTTACTTGA